One part of the Lotus japonicus ecotype B-129 chromosome 2, LjGifu_v1.2 genome encodes these proteins:
- the LOC130738343 gene encoding putative pentatricopeptide repeat-containing protein At1g12700, mitochondrial, translated as MCPTTPSIVEFNKILTSLVKTKKHYSTAISLSHKMEFTGIKPSLVTMSILINCYCHLGQITSAFSVLARILKSGYQPDTITFNTLIKGLCLSGKVQRALQFHDDVIAQGFRLDQVSYGTLINGLCKIGETRAALELLRRIQGRGIKPDVVMYNTIIDSLCKDKLVSDACNLYSEMIVKGISPDVVTYSALIYGFCIVGQLKQAISLLDEMTTKNIDPNVYTYNILVDALGKEGKVREAKNMLAVMIKQGVKPDVVTYSSLMDGYCLVNEVNKARDVFNAMARRGVTPNVQSYNIMINGLCKIKMVDEALNLLEEMDYEKIIPNKVTYSSLIDGLCKTGKVSNAWELLDEMHVRGQPADIITYNSFLDALCKGHHVDQAIALIKKIKDQGIQPDAWTYNILLDGLCKGGRFKDAHEIFKDLLIKGYHLTVQTYTIMINGLCKEGLFDEALTLLSKMEDEGCIPDAITFETIIQSLFKNGENDKAEKLLREMIARGLLEK; from the coding sequence ATGTGTCCTACGACCCCTTCCATCGTTGAATTTAACAAGATTTTAACTTCCCTTGTTAAGACCAAGAAGCATTACTCCACCGCTATCTCGCTTTCTCACAAAATGGAGTTCACTGGAATCAAGCCAAGCCTTGTTACTATGAGCATCTTGATCAATTGCTACTGCCACTTAGGTCAAATCACTTCTGCTTTTTCTGTACTCGCCAGAATTCTCAAGAGTGGTTATCAGCCTGATACCATCACCTTCAATACTCTCATCAAAGGTCTCTGTCTTAGTGGCAAGGTTCAGCGAGCCCTCCAATTTCATGACGATGTGATAGCACAGGGATTTCGGTTGGATCAAGTCAGTTACGGAACCTTGATCAATGGGCTATGTAAAATAGGGGAAACCAGAGCTGCTTTGGAGTTGCTTAGGCGGATTCAAGGGCGAGGGATTAAACCTGATGTGGTAATGTACAACACCATCATTGATAGCCTGTGTAAAGATAAACTTGTAAGTGATGCTTGCAATTTATATTCTGAAATGATTGTCAAGGGAATATCTCCTGATGTTGTCACGTACAGTGCTTTAATATATGGCTTTTGCATTGTTGGTCAATTGAAAcaagcaatttctttgttagATGAAATGACAACAAAAAACATCGACCCAAATGTTTATACTTATAATATATTGGTCGATGCTTTAGGTAAGGAAGGGAAGGTGAGAGAAGCTAAGAACATGTTAGCTGTGATGATTAAACAAGGTGTGAAACCTGATGTTGTTACTTATAGTTCCTTGATGGATGGGTATTGCCTAGTTAATGAAGTGAATAAAGCCCGGGATGTATTCAATGCTATGGCTCGGAGGGGAGTGACTCCTAATGTTCAGAGCTACAATATTATGATTAATGGATTGTGTAAGATTAAAATGGTGGACGAAGCCTTGAATCTCCTTGAAGAAATGGATTACGAAAAGATTATTCCTAATAAAGTAACCTACAGTTCTCTTATTGATGGTTTATGCAAAACAGGGAAAGTATCTAATGCATGGGAGCTTCTTGATGAGATGCATGTTAGAGGTCAACCAGCCGACATAATCACCTATAATTCTTTCTTGGATGCTTTATGCAAAGGTCATCATGTTGACCAAGCAATTGCACTTATCAAGAAAATTAAAGATCAGGGTATTCAGCCTGATGCATGGACGTACAATATACTTCTGGATGGACTGTGCAAAGGTGGAAGATTCAAGGATGCACACGAGATTTTTAAGGATCTTTTGATTAAAGGCTATCATTTAACTGTCCAGACATATACTATTATGATCAATGGGCTTTGTAAAGAAGGCTTGTTTGATGAAGCGTTGACCTTACTGTCGAAAATGGAAGATGAGGGTTGTATTCCTGATGCTATAACTTTTGAAACAATTATTCAGTCACTCTTTAAAAATGGCGAGAATGACAAGGCAGAGAAACTTCTTCGTGAAATGATTGCTAGAGGTCTACTGGAAAAATAA